A stretch of DNA from Streptomyces sp. NBC_01197:
ATCCATCGGCCGAACTCCATGCGGCGGACGAACTACGTCACGCATGTGATCCCGCTTTCAGGCACGGGGTCGTCGTCGGTTTCGACGGCTCGACCTCCAGTGAGCGGGCTCTCGCCTATGCCATCGGCATGGCCGTACGACTGGGCTCAGGCCTGATCATCGTCCATGTCGCCAACCGGTTGCCGACCACGGTATGGGCGGGCTGCGAGCCCCCCGTCTTCGTGGACGTGCCGGACCACAGGACCGAAGTGCTCGGCCTCGAACTGGCCTGTGCGGACTATCTCGCCGACGTGCCCTGGATCCTCGTGGAGCGCGGCGGCGACATCTGCTACGAGCTGGAGGAGGTCGGCCGGGAGTACGAGGCGAACGCGATCGTCGTCGGCTCGACGCACGGCATCGTCGGGCGGATCTTCGGCTCGGTGGCCGGACGCCTCGCCCGGCGCGCCCAGCGGCCCGTCATAGTCATCCCGTAACCCGCTCGCCCGCCCGGCCGGGCATCCGCCGCCACGCAACACCGGCCGCCCCCGGGGCGCTTGCCACCGGGAGCAGCCGGGACGGCCGCCGCTCGGACGGTTACTCGACCGTGACGGACTTCGCCAGGTTGCGCGGCTTGTCGATGTCCCGGCCCAGGGACAACGCCGTGTGGTAGGCGAGCAGTTGCAGCGGGATCCCCATCAGGATCGGGTCCAGCTCGTCCTCGTTCTTGGGCACCACGATCGTGTGGTCGGCCTTCGGCTGCTCCTGGTGCGCGACCGCGAGGATGCGTCCGTCGCGCGCCTTGATCTCCTCCAGCGCGGCACGGTTCTTCTC
This window harbors:
- a CDS encoding universal stress protein gives rise to the protein MAGYEFSEPADRRQIADPSAELHAADELRHACDPAFRHGVVVGFDGSTSSERALAYAIGMAVRLGSGLIIVHVANRLPTTVWAGCEPPVFVDVPDHRTEVLGLELACADYLADVPWILVERGGDICYELEEVGREYEANAIVVGSTHGIVGRIFGSVAGRLARRAQRPVIVIP